The Paenibacillus wynnii DNA window TCAAACAGATTCATAACTATGAGAGGAAGCGATTTGAAATGAGAAAACTTTACCGTTCCCAGAGAGATAAAAAGGTTAGTGGATTATGCGGAGGATTGGCAGATTGGTTCGGTTTTGACGCAACGGTCATACGGCTTATTGCATTGATTGCTGCAATATTCAGCTTCGGCTCCGTCCTAATCTTTTACATCATCGCCAGTATCCTTGTTCCGAAAGAGCCTATCGGCAGCTTCAATAGCAACTTTGATTTCAATTAATACTATAGTCTTTTCAAAATCGCACACATAAGAGGAGAGATAGAAATGAGTATATTACAGAGAATTGCAACTTTGACAAAGGCAGCTTTACATGAGGGTTTGAACAAATTGGAGGATCCTATGCTGCTGACCGGACAATATTTGCGGGATTTAGAAGAGGAGATCGCTACTGCAGAGCGCAATGAACGCGACTTCAAAGTTGCGGCCAGCGTATTGGAGCGTCGCAAGCACGAATATCAGTTGATGGCGGAACAGAGCGAGATTCTAGCCGTTCAAGCGATAGAGCAAGGTAATGAGCCGGAAGCCAAGCTTGCTGTTCAAGCCAAGCTGAAGTTCATGGAGAGTGAGCAGGAATGTACGGTTGGTTTGGAAGAAACTCGGCATACCCTCTCTACTCTTGAGATTAGTATCCGAAATGCCAAGGAAGAGAGAACTCGCCTTAAGGCCAAAAGAGAAGAACTGGCCGCGCGTGCTCGTCAAGCCAAAGAAACACTTCATAAGACTCCTCGGAACATTGGACAGAATCCGGGCAAAGGGAACTACGGACATGCCCTGAATACCGGTGAAACGTCCCGCGGCTTTGAACGGATGGAAGAGAAAATTACAGAATTAGAGACTCATGCAGAAAACTCTCAACGGAATTTTCACTCCACTTCATCTCCTGCGGTCGATCCCAGTCTGAACACAGCTGTAGACGCCGAAATGGCACGTCTTCGCAGCCTTAATAACGTGAAGTAACATCCTTTAAAAAGGGATGACCCAAAAGCCATGAAATGGTTACACGGGTCATCCCTTCGTGCTGTCTTTGAGCAGGGAGGGATGTAAGAGCCTCCCCTTTATCCACTAAAGAATAATTCGTTTCTGCTTAGCCGCTTTGAGCCATATGGGAAATTCATTTAGCAATTGGTCATAAAGTTCTTCATCTGAAACCTTTTCTATTTGGTCCAAATGAATAAAATTAGCATTGTCAACAAGTCGTCCTTGCATCGTATCAAGCTGCTTTAATACTTCAAAATCAGAATTTCCAATGCCGACAAATTGCCAAAAGATCGGTTGATCTGAAGACGCCATAATCACTTTTTTGGTAGGTTTCACTACTCCTCCATCGTTGATGAATATTATAAATACGGGGGTATCATCCTTTTCTTCCTCCGTATATTTACGTATTACATCCTCCATCACGGGTGGTTCATTGTTACGGCCAAACTTATGAATCGCAGAATTGTTCATGATATGTTTAAATACGTAACGTCCCAGTTCCTGCTCTGTAACCGATGGTAAACGGCTAAACTCATTATCGTAAACCCATACATCCAGTGACCCGTTACTATCAAACTTGCAGGCAACAGCCAAAATACGTTCAACCACTTCTTGCACAGTTCCGTTATTATATAAATTTTTCATAGAACCAGTGATATCAAGGACTATACCAACCCTTGCAGATACACCCGTCAATTCCTTCTTTTCGAGCGTAAATTGTACGATTCTTTTTCTTAAATCTATGGATGACAGAATTGGTGTTTGGTTCTCCGTTACTATTGCTGCCTCAGCTGTCGTAGCCACCTCAGTGGATATGCCTTCTTCCTCAATTTGAAGTCCATAGTTCTTACATAATGCTTCTAGTCCCCCATTGAATCCACTACCTATAGCATTAAACTTCCAGTCATCACCATACCGATATAACTCACCCACCACAATAGCTGTCTGTTGGGTCAGATCGGAGCCGTAATCGAAACGAAACAGTTCTTCCCCGTTAACACCATTCAAAATCCTCAAATAGGGAGATACAACGTCCTTCATATAATGTCTCAGTTTTTCACCTTCATGAATAGTTAGCGTTAATGCTATTTTTGCAATGTCATCAGGTAACCCTTTAAGAGAAATGGAGATAGATTCTTTATCTGTTTGATTTAATGTGGAGTGTACAGCGCTACCATTGAAAAACATTGGATTTCCATAAAAAATAAAATTCTCATCACGCTCGCAAACATTCTGCTCCGACAGCAAAA harbors:
- a CDS encoding PspC domain-containing protein: MRKLYRSQRDKKVSGLCGGLADWFGFDATVIRLIALIAAIFSFGSVLIFYIIASILVPKEPIGSFNSNFDFN
- a CDS encoding PspA/IM30 family protein, which encodes MSILQRIATLTKAALHEGLNKLEDPMLLTGQYLRDLEEEIATAERNERDFKVAASVLERRKHEYQLMAEQSEILAVQAIEQGNEPEAKLAVQAKLKFMESEQECTVGLEETRHTLSTLEISIRNAKEERTRLKAKREELAARARQAKETLHKTPRNIGQNPGKGNYGHALNTGETSRGFERMEEKITELETHAENSQRNFHSTSSPAVDPSLNTAVDAEMARLRSLNNVK
- a CDS encoding vWA domain-containing protein, which gives rise to MSSIDLRKRIVQFTLEKKELTGVSARVGIVLDITGSMKNLYNNGTVQEVVERILAVACKFDSNGSLDVWVYDNEFSRLPSVTEQELGRYVFKHIMNNSAIHKFGRNNEPPVMEDVIRKYTEEEKDDTPVFIIFINDGGVVKPTKKVIMASSDQPIFWQFVGIGNSDFEVLKQLDTMQGRLVDNANFIHLDQIEKVSDEELYDQLLNEFPIWLKAAKQKRIIL